From the Drechmeria coniospora strain ARSEF 6962 chromosome 02, whole genome shotgun sequence genome, the window CATCCTCGCCTCCAACACGCTCGTCCTTAGCCTCGTCTTCACGGTGCCCCTGACCCAGACGGCCGTCCTCACCGGCTacttcctcctcggcgccggcgccgccgccatgttcTTCGTGCCCTCCGGCCGCGTCTGGGGCAAGCGccacctcttcctcctcggcatgctcatcatcgtcatctcgAGCGCCTGGGCCGGATCGTCCGGCGAGAACTACAACAgcatggccgccgcgagggccTTCCAGGGCATCGGTGCCGCCCCCTTCGAGAGCCTGCtcaacgccgccgtcggcgacctgTACTTTGTCCACCAGAGGGGCATGCGCATGGCCTTCACCaacctcgccgtcttcggcgGCGCCTTCTTCAcgcccgtcatcgtcggcaagaTCACCGCCAGCATGGGTTGGGATTGGTCCTTCTACTTCGTCTCCATCTTCATGGCCGCCACCCTccccgccgtcttcttcctGTGCCCGGAAACGGCGTACCGGCGGGAGACTCGGCTCGACATCGACGGCACAATCGAGGAGGTCAAGCTCAATCCCGGCCCCaactcggcctcgtccagctcgcccgccgacgccgacgccctcgccgccgccgctcgaccGACGGGACTGGGTGCGCACGCGTCGGAGCTGCAGCccatcggcgacgccaaCACGCCCAAGAAGACCTTTCTCCAGTCCCTTGCCCTCTTCGACGGCCGGAAGACGCACGAGCGCTACTGGAAACTCCTCCTGCGCCCCTTCCCCCTGCTCATGAACCCGGCCTTTGTCTGGGGCTGCTTGATTCAGGGCACCATGATCGGCTGGACCGTCTTCATCGGCGtcctcatcgccatcgtcttcgtcggccccCCCTACTTCTGGGGCGAGCTCAAGGCGGGATACACGTACACGGCCCCGTTCAtcggcgccatcatcggcttCGTCATCGCCGGTCTGCTCGCCGACACGAGCGTCAGGCTTCTCACCCGGCTCAACAGGGGCATCTACGAACCCGAGTTCCGCATCCTGCTCGTCATCCCCATGCTCATCacgggcggcatcggcctctACGGCTTTGGaatctcggccgacgacatcatCTCGGGCAAGTTCGAGTACATCGTCCCGCTCATATTCTTCGCCTTTGAAGTCATGGGCATGgtcatcggcaccgtcgcgaGCTCCCTCtacatcgtcgacgcctaCCGTGAGTCACCCCTCTCCTTTGGCTCTTGTTCCGCATCTTGGCCGGCCTCTCACCCTCATCGGCGCAGGAAACATGACGGTTGAAGGCTTCACCTTGATGATAATCTTCAAGAACATCTTCAGCTTCATACTGACCTGGTACGCCTACGACTGGCTCATCCAGAGCGGCATCAAGTTTGTCTTTATCATCATCTCGTCCGTCCAGGTCGGCGTCTGTCTTTTGAGCATTCCCATGTGTGAGTGTCGatccttcccttcccttcccttcctgGCCCTTGCACGGCGCTCTGGCTGACGATTTCGGTCTGCCGCCGACGTAGACATATACGGGAAGCGCATCAGGGCCTTTTATCACCGCCATGACCCCCTGGCGATGGCGGGTCTGCGATGAAGAACCGATAGCGCATATATATACGCACGCCGCAGCACTGTCCGGCTCTTCACATGCATGTCGATAATTTGGCGTTCCAGGATTCGGAAGCAGGGTAGCGATTTACTACTTGTTGGCTAATCCGGGCGGGTCGCTCATTGCGACGAAGGACATATTGGTACATCGGAGATGGGCGGCAGTTCATGGATGCTAGCACGTTAGGGGCGCGTTTTTGTGTTATCTGATGTTTATTATCCAGGCATTTCATGGCCTCATGATGGCTAGTCGCGACGGCTTGTCGCGACGGTCGAAGAACAATATGTTTCCAAGTACTAGATGTCCAGACAGTTGCCCTTTATCCTCCGTCCATGCCCTCCCCAGCAGCCTACACGGCGGCTCGGATGTGCGTGACGCCGACCCATTGCTACGTTCGCCACCGTCGGTTCATTTGTGAcccagctcgccgacgtcggcgcttCGCCGGACACCGGACAAGGACGACTTCTTGACGAGTCGCAGGCCACCGAGGAGGATGATGGCCGCTTGGAGActgaggatgacgacgagggtgacgagggcgccaatgacgccggcgacgaccttgGAGACGCCCTTGCCAGAGGCCATGGGGTTTTGGaagacgtcgccggcg encodes:
- a CDS encoding Major facilitator superfamily domain, general substrate transporter; its protein translation is MGLGILEPKSGEHVPGTTRLKYFDDSNNQTEASGNEAPPLKCQNGIILIPQPSDDPNDPLNWPLWRRDLITFTLCFAGILATSLGSILASNTLVLSLVFTVPLTQTAVLTGYFLLGAGAAAMFFVPSGRVWGKRHLFLLGMLIIVISSAWAGSSGENYNSMAAARAFQGIGAAPFESLLNAAVGDLYFVHQRGMRMAFTNLAVFGGAFFTPVIVGKITASMGWDWSFYFVSIFMAATLPAVFFLCPETAYRRETRLDIDGTIEEVKLNPGPNSASSSSPADADALAAAARPTGLGAHASELQPIGDANTPKKTFLQSLALFDGRKTHERYWKLLLRPFPLLMNPAFVWGCLIQGTMIGWTVFIGVLIAIVFVGPPYFWGELKAGYTYTAPFIGAIIGFVIAGLLADTSVRLLTRLNRGIYEPEFRILLVIPMLITGGIGLYGFGISADDIISGKFEYIVPLIFFAFEVMGMVIGTVASSLYIVDAYRNMTVEGFTLMIIFKNIFSFILTWYAYDWLIQSGIKFVFIIISSVQVGVCLLSIPMYIYGKRIRAFYHRHDPLAMAGLR